One Pectobacterium colocasium DNA segment encodes these proteins:
- the metE gene encoding 5-methyltetrahydropteroyltriglutamate--homocysteine S-methyltransferase — translation MAIVNHTLGFPRVGLRRELKKAQESYWAGNATQEELLTVGRELRARHWQQQKDAGVDLLPVGDFAWYDHVLTTSLLLGNVPARHQNEDGSVDLDTLFRIGRGRAPTGQPAAAAEMTKWFNTNYHYMVPEFTKGQQFKLTWTQLLDEVDEALALGHNVKPVLLGPVTYLWLGKVKGEQFDRLSLLQDILPVYQQVLAELAKRGIEWVQIDEPALALELPQAWLAAFKPAYDALQGQVKLLLTTYFDSVSQNLETIKALPVQGLHIDLVHGKDDAATLSAQLPANWVLSLGVINGRNVWRADLSNWFERLQPLVGTRDLWLGSSCSLLHSPIDLSVEVRLDDEVKSWFAFAIQKCAELALLSQALNSGNGQALEAYSAPIRARRTSARVNNAAVAQRLAAITAQDSQRQSVYSVRADAQRERFNLPAWPTTTIGSFPQTTEIRGLRLDFKQGRLDGNNYRTGIAEHIKQAVAEQERLGLDVLVHGEAERNDMVEYFGEHLDGFIFTQNGWVQSYGSRCVKPPVIIGDVSRPEAITVEWAKYAQSLTDKPMKGMLTGPVTILCWSFPREDVTRETIAKQIALALRDEVADLEAAGIGIIQIDEPALREGLPLHRSDWEAYLAWAVDAFRLNAAVAKDDTQIHTHMCYCEFNDIMDSIAALDADVITIETSRSDMELLESFEEFEYPNEIGPGVYDIHSPNVPSVEWMEDLLKKAAQRIPAERLWVNPDCGLKTRGWPETRQALANMVQAAQRLRETQ, via the coding sequence ATGGCGATTGTGAATCACACACTGGGTTTTCCGCGCGTTGGATTACGCCGTGAACTGAAAAAAGCGCAGGAAAGCTACTGGGCTGGTAACGCGACACAGGAAGAGTTGCTGACCGTTGGACGTGAGCTGCGTGCGCGTCATTGGCAACAACAGAAGGATGCTGGCGTTGATCTGCTGCCAGTGGGTGATTTCGCCTGGTACGACCATGTACTGACCACCAGTCTGCTGCTGGGTAACGTACCCGCACGTCATCAGAATGAAGACGGCTCGGTCGATCTGGATACGCTGTTCCGTATTGGCCGTGGACGTGCGCCAACCGGTCAGCCTGCCGCTGCCGCTGAAATGACCAAGTGGTTTAACACTAACTATCACTACATGGTGCCGGAGTTCACCAAAGGGCAGCAGTTCAAGCTGACCTGGACACAGCTGCTGGATGAAGTGGATGAAGCACTGGCTCTGGGCCATAACGTGAAGCCTGTTTTGTTAGGCCCGGTTACCTATCTGTGGCTGGGTAAAGTGAAAGGTGAGCAGTTTGATCGTCTGTCGCTGCTACAGGATATTCTGCCAGTTTATCAGCAGGTGCTGGCTGAACTGGCGAAACGCGGGATTGAGTGGGTGCAGATTGATGAACCTGCGCTGGCGCTGGAACTGCCGCAAGCGTGGCTGGCCGCGTTTAAACCGGCTTACGATGCGTTGCAGGGGCAGGTGAAACTGCTGCTGACGACCTATTTTGATAGCGTGAGCCAGAATCTGGAAACGATCAAAGCGCTGCCGGTTCAGGGGCTGCATATCGATCTGGTTCACGGTAAGGATGATGCCGCGACGCTGAGCGCCCAACTGCCTGCTAACTGGGTACTGTCTCTGGGGGTGATTAATGGGCGTAACGTATGGCGCGCCGATCTGAGCAACTGGTTCGAGCGTCTGCAACCGTTGGTGGGAACGCGCGATCTGTGGCTGGGTAGCTCATGCTCACTGCTGCATAGCCCTATCGATCTGAGCGTGGAAGTACGTCTGGATGATGAAGTGAAGAGCTGGTTTGCCTTTGCGATTCAGAAATGTGCGGAGCTGGCACTGTTGTCTCAGGCATTGAATAGCGGCAACGGTCAGGCACTGGAAGCCTACAGCGCGCCGATTCGTGCCCGTCGTACCTCAGCGCGTGTGAATAACGCCGCCGTTGCGCAGCGTCTGGCAGCGATTACCGCACAGGACAGCCAGCGTCAGAGCGTGTATTCGGTGCGTGCGGATGCTCAGCGTGAGCGCTTTAATCTGCCAGCATGGCCGACGACCACGATCGGTTCTTTCCCGCAGACCACGGAAATTCGCGGCCTGCGTCTGGATTTCAAGCAGGGTCGTCTGGATGGTAATAACTATCGCACTGGCATTGCCGAACACATTAAACAGGCCGTGGCTGAGCAAGAGCGTCTGGGTCTGGACGTACTGGTGCACGGTGAAGCCGAGCGCAACGACATGGTGGAATACTTCGGTGAGCATCTGGATGGGTTTATCTTTACCCAGAACGGCTGGGTACAGAGCTACGGTTCTCGCTGTGTGAAACCGCCAGTCATCATTGGTGATGTGAGTCGTCCAGAAGCGATCACCGTTGAGTGGGCGAAATACGCACAGTCTCTGACCGACAAGCCGATGAAAGGCATGCTGACAGGTCCGGTGACCATCCTGTGCTGGTCTTTCCCGCGTGAAGACGTCACGCGTGAAACTATCGCTAAGCAAATTGCACTGGCGCTGCGTGATGAAGTCGCAGATTTGGAAGCCGCAGGTATTGGCATCATCCAGATTGACGAACCGGCGCTGCGTGAAGGTCTGCCGCTGCACCGCTCAGACTGGGAGGCGTATCTGGCCTGGGCAGTCGATGCTTTCCGTCTGAATGCCGCGGTGGCGAAAGATGATACGCAGATCCATACCCATATGTGTTATTGCGAGTTCAACGACATCATGGATTCTATCGCCGCGCTGGATGCAGACGTGATCACGATTGAAACCTCTCGTTCCGATATGGAATTACTGGAGTCGTTTGAAGAGTTCGAGTACCCGAATGAAATCGGTCCGGGCGTTTATGATATCCACTCCCCGAACGTACCGAGCGTGGAATGGATGGAAGATCTGCTGAAGAAAGCGGCACAGCGTATCCCAGCGGAACGCCTGTGGGTGAACCCGGATTGCGGTCTGAAAACCCGTGGCTGGCCGGAAACGCGTCAGGCGCTGGCGAATATGGTTCAGGCAGCACAACGTCTGCGTGAAACTCAGTAA
- the metR gene encoding HTH-type transcriptional regulator MetR, whose product MIEFKHLRTLQALRNTGSLAAAAAALHQTQSALSHQFSDLEQRLGFRLFVRKSQPLRFTPQGEILLQLAEQVLPQIQQALQDCHAPHQTTLRLAIECHSCIQWLTPALDEFHLHWPQVVMDFKSGVTFDPQPALQQGELDLVMTSDIMPRSGLQYSPLFDFEVRLVLAPDHPLAGKEKIEPEDFTAETLMIYPVQRQRLDVWRHFLQPAGVSPTLKSVDNTLLLIQMVAARMGIAALPHWVVESFERQGLIVTKSLGDGLWSRLYAAVRDGEQRQPVIDAFIRSARQHACEHLPFVKDASRPNAGVPTVRT is encoded by the coding sequence ATGATCGAATTCAAACACCTGCGAACGCTGCAAGCACTGCGCAATACCGGATCGTTAGCCGCCGCTGCCGCTGCACTTCATCAAACTCAATCGGCGTTATCCCACCAGTTCAGCGATCTGGAACAGCGCCTTGGGTTCAGGCTATTCGTGCGTAAAAGCCAGCCGCTGCGCTTTACGCCTCAGGGAGAAATTCTGTTGCAGTTGGCAGAGCAGGTGTTACCGCAAATCCAGCAGGCGTTGCAGGATTGTCATGCGCCGCACCAAACCACGCTCCGTCTAGCCATTGAGTGTCATAGCTGTATTCAGTGGCTGACGCCGGCGCTAGATGAGTTCCATCTGCACTGGCCGCAGGTGGTGATGGATTTTAAATCAGGCGTGACATTCGACCCTCAGCCAGCACTCCAGCAAGGCGAGTTGGATCTGGTGATGACCTCCGACATCATGCCGCGCAGTGGCCTGCAATATTCGCCTCTGTTTGATTTTGAAGTCAGGCTAGTGCTGGCACCCGATCATCCGCTGGCAGGAAAAGAGAAAATCGAACCGGAGGATTTCACCGCAGAGACCCTGATGATCTATCCGGTACAGCGGCAACGGCTGGATGTCTGGCGTCACTTTTTGCAGCCGGCCGGCGTCAGCCCTACGCTGAAAAGCGTGGACAATACGCTGCTGTTGATTCAGATGGTAGCCGCCCGCATGGGCATCGCCGCGCTACCGCACTGGGTAGTGGAAAGCTTCGAGCGTCAGGGGCTGATTGTAACCAAATCGCTGGGTGACGGGCTGTGGAGCCGGTTGTACGCCGCCGTCCGTGACGGAGAGCAGCGCCAACCGGTGATTGATGCGTTTATTCGTTCGGCGCGTCAGCACGCTTGTGAGCACTTACCGTTTGTGAAGGACGCTTCACGACCCAACGCTGGTGTACCCACAGTGAGGACGTGA
- a CDS encoding carboxylate/amino acid/amine transporter: protein MPLLTITTILWAFSFSLIGEYLAGQVDSWFSAMFRLTAAAVVFLPFLRFRGYAPRVIFLYLLVGACQLGIMYLFVFQAYLYLTVPEFLLFTVMTPLYVTLIYDLLARQRLRWGYVMSALLAVFGAAVIHYHGVSEHFWWGFLLVQAANVCFAAGQVGYKRLMELYPVPQHCAFSWFYLGAAIVTITAWLLFGNLDKLPTTTLQWGVLLWLGIGASGLGYFMWNYGATQVDAGTLSIMNNFHVPTGLLVNFAIWHKTPDWLSFIVGTIIITSSLWVHQRWVVKRPSQTVSAHKRADAPNE from the coding sequence GTGCCATTACTTACTATTACCACTATCTTGTGGGCATTTTCATTCAGCCTGATTGGCGAATATCTGGCGGGTCAGGTTGATAGCTGGTTTTCTGCGATGTTCCGCCTGACAGCGGCGGCTGTGGTGTTTTTGCCGTTTTTACGCTTTCGAGGCTATGCGCCACGCGTCATTTTCTTATATCTGTTAGTGGGTGCTTGCCAACTGGGTATCATGTACCTGTTCGTCTTCCAGGCCTACTTGTACCTGACCGTACCTGAGTTTTTACTCTTTACGGTGATGACGCCGCTATACGTCACGCTGATTTATGATTTGCTTGCTCGGCAGCGTCTGCGCTGGGGCTATGTCATGAGTGCTCTGCTGGCGGTATTCGGCGCAGCCGTGATCCACTATCACGGTGTGAGTGAGCATTTTTGGTGGGGATTCCTGCTGGTGCAGGCGGCTAACGTGTGTTTTGCCGCAGGTCAGGTTGGCTACAAGCGCCTGATGGAGCTCTATCCCGTACCGCAGCACTGTGCATTTTCCTGGTTTTACCTGGGCGCGGCGATCGTGACGATAACCGCGTGGCTGCTCTTCGGCAATCTGGATAAATTACCCACCACCACCTTACAGTGGGGCGTACTGCTCTGGTTGGGGATTGGCGCTTCTGGTCTGGGTTATTTTATGTGGAACTACGGCGCAACCCAGGTGGATGCCGGAACGCTCAGCATAATGAATAACTTCCATGTGCCGACTGGGCTTTTGGTTAACTTCGCTATCTGGCATAAAACGCCAGACTGGCTGAGCTTTATCGTGGGGACGATAATTATCACGTCCTCACTGTGGGTACACCAGCGTTGGGTCGTGAAGCGTCCTTCACAAACGGTAAGTGCTCACAAGCGTGCTGACGCGCCGAACGAATAA
- the pagP gene encoding lipid IV(A) palmitoyltransferase PagP codes for MYLKRTLITLSLSTLPVVPFLSYAAESINNTDSMANRTLTAVDSNDLASDKQSESWWQRSKNNLSTTWNSPQSHDIYIPAITWHNRWTYDKEKTDRYNERPWGAGYGLSRLDKDGDWHGLYIMAFKDSYNKWEPIGGYGYEKRWRPTSDQDFQLGLGFTAGVTMRDNWNYIPIPVLLPLASISYNKLSFQATYIPGTYNNGNVFFAWLRWQI; via the coding sequence ATGTATTTGAAGCGAACTTTAATCACGCTGAGTTTGAGTACACTACCCGTTGTCCCTTTTTTGAGCTACGCAGCAGAAAGCATAAATAATACGGATAGCATGGCTAACCGTACCCTTACAGCGGTTGATTCCAATGATTTGGCATCGGATAAGCAGAGTGAAAGCTGGTGGCAAAGAAGTAAAAATAACCTGTCTACGACCTGGAATTCGCCGCAAAGCCACGATATTTATATCCCGGCGATTACCTGGCATAACCGCTGGACGTACGATAAAGAAAAGACTGATCGATATAATGAAAGGCCGTGGGGCGCGGGCTACGGCCTTTCCCGTTTGGATAAGGATGGGGACTGGCACGGGCTTTATATTATGGCATTTAAAGATTCCTATAATAAATGGGAGCCTATCGGTGGCTATGGTTATGAAAAGCGCTGGCGGCCAACCAGCGATCAGGATTTCCAATTGGGGCTGGGTTTTACGGCCGGCGTAACGATGCGTGACAACTGGAACTATATTCCGATTCCTGTATTGCTGCCTCTGGCATCAATAAGTTATAACAAACTCTCTTTCCAGGCGACTTACATCCCTGGCACATATAATAACGGTAATGTTTTCTTTGCCTGGTTAAGATGGCAGATTTGA